GCTGTGCTTGCGAACGGCAGAGCTATTTTCACCAGCCACATAGGAAAGCCTGTATGCTGATTGCCCGCGTCGTTGGATCGGCAGTTTCGACTATCAAAGATGATAAGCTGGTTGGGTTGAAGTTGCTGGTGGTGCGCGAGGCCACGCACACGAATGAGTTGGTGGGCAGGCCGTTCGTGGCGGTGGATGCGGTGGGGGCGGGGGTGGGAGAGTTGGTGCTCATCGCCCAGGGAAGTTCGGCCCGGCAAACGGCGCAGACCAAAGACAAGCCGGTGGATGCTGTGATCATGGGCATCCTCGATGAGTTGGAGGTCGGGGGGGAGTTGACGTTTCGGAAGGGTTGAATTGTGTTCCGTGTTGCGTGTTCCGTAGATGGTCGATGAAATGAGGATGGACTCTGGAAGGTAAGTGTTCACTTTAGAGGTGCGACGCACTTTGCAGGTGCGTCGCACCTGAACTGATTCCTGGAAGGAGGTGAGAACGCAAACAAAGCCAATTTCGTCCTGATGTTTCCTTTCACCACCGTTTCTTGCTCACACGTTCAAGGAGGAATGGTACGATGTCGTATCAAGGCAAGTCACGCGAAGAAATCATCAAGCAGGATGTTCGCGACCTGCACCGGATGGGCTACGCCCAGCAATTGTTCCGCGAAATGGGAGGTTTCTCCAATTTCGCCATCTCTTTCTCGATCATCTCGATTCTCACCGGCGCCATCCTGCTCTATAGCTACGGCTTGCAGTTCGCCGGGCCGATCATCAACACATACGGCTGGCCGCTGGTCAGCCTCATGGTCTTGTGCGTGGCGGCGTCGATGGCCGAGTTGGCGTCGGCCTATCCCACGGCGGGCGGGCTGTATTTCTGGGCGCACCGGCTGGGGGGCTACAAGTGGGCCTGGGTCACGGCCTGGCTGAACATGATCGGCCAGATCACGATCACCGCCGGCATCGATTACGCCGCCGCCATCTACATCGCCGGGGCCATCAACCGTCTCTTTGGAACCGCCTTACCCACCTCGCCCGGCTTTGGCATCGTCGCCATCATGGTGCTGATCATGATCCCGCAGGTGCTGATCAATATCTTCGGCATCAAGCTCACTGCCCGGCTCAACGATTTCAGTGTCTGGTGGCACATCGGCGGGGTGGTGATCATCGCCGCTCTGCTGACGTTTTTCGGCAAGCACTCGCAGCCACTGAGCTTCCTCTTCCAGGGGACGATCACCGTCAACCCCAACGATGTGGCTCACTCGTTCTTTATCGGCCCGAAAGAGATCCCATCGCTGATGATGAAGATCCCGGGCATGGGCTCGATCTATGCCGGGGCGGGTCTGGCCTTCGCGTTCGTACTCGGGTTGTTGCAAGCACAATGGACCTACACCGGTTATGACGCTTCGGCGCACGTGGCCGAAGAAACGGTCATGGCCCGGTTGAACAGCGCCTGGGGCGTCTTCCTCTCGGTGCTGGTCTCGGCCATCGTCGGCTATATCGTCTTGATGGTGCTCACAGCCCACATCCCCGATATCGCTGCCACCGTAGACGCCGCCAACGCACCGGCCGTGCTCTACATCGTCTACGAGAACCTGAGCACTTTCCTGGCCAACATCATCGCCATCATCATCGCCGTGGCGATGTGGCTGTGCGGCCTCTCCTCAATCACCAGCATGAGTCGGATGTGGTTCGCCTTCGCCCGCGACGGTGGCATGCCCGGCCACAAGCTGATCAGCCAGATCCATCCCACCTATCGCACGCCGATGTGGTCGATCATCATCACCTGCATCCTGGCCGTGCTGTTGACGATGGTGGCCTACCTCTACTCGGTGGTGGTGGCGATCAGCACCTCGGCCCTTTACCTGGCCTATGCCATCCCCACCTATCTCAACGTGCGCAACAAGCGAAAGAAGCAGGGCGAGTACACCACGCGGGAAACGGCGCCGTGGAATCTGGGCCGGTGGGGGCCGGTGATCAACTGGATCGCCATCATCTGGGTGATCATCATCACCATCCTCTTCTCCATCCCGCCCAACGAGTTGGCCGGCTGGGCCTTGCTGATCCTGCTGCTCTTCATGCTGCTGTATTGGCAACTCAGCGCCAAACACCATTTCACCGGCCCAACGTCATCCGACGAAGCGGCACTACGGCGGATCGAGCACGAGTTGGAAGAGATCGCCCACCACCACGAACAACACAGTTGACGGCAGTCATGGTATGATGAAGGACGCGGCCCGCCGCGTCCTTCATCCTTTCCCGTTTTCAGGAGCCTGTTATGACGAACATCCAGATGATCGCCCTCGGCATGATCGAAACCAGGGGGCTGGTCGGGGCCATCGAGGCCGCCGATGCCATGGTCAAAGCGGCCAATGTGCGTTTGATCGGCAAAGAGTATATCGGCGGCGGCTATGTCACCGTGATGGTGCGCGGCGATGTGGGCGCGGTGAAAGCGGCCACCGATGCCGGCGCCGCCGCCGCCCAGCGCGTGGGCGAGTTGGTCAGCGTCCATGTCATCCCCCGCCCGCACGGCGATGTGGAGACCATTCTCCCGCACGTGGAATAGTAGTGCGTGTTGCGTGTTGCGTGAATAACCTGCGAGCAGTTCAGGCGCTGCACGGAACACGGAACACGAAACACGGAACCAGCCCCGATGACGCGTTCCTCGCGCGACATGCTCAGCGTCGGCATCGACGTCGGCACCACCACCACCCAGATCGTTTTCTCGAACCTTAGCATCCAGGATACGGCCCGTTTGGGCCAGGCCCCGCGCATCCAGGTCAACGCCCGCGCCATCGTCTACCAAAGCCCCATCCACTTCACCCCGCTGATTTCGGCTGACGAGGTGGATGTGGAGCGGCTCTCGGCCCTGGTGCGCGGCGAATACCGGGCGGCCGGCGTGCAGCCCGGCCAGATCGAGACCGGCGCCGTCATCATCACCGGCGAGGCGGCCAGGGCGCGCAACGCCGATGCCATCCTGGCGGCGCTCTCCGGGCTGGCAGGCGAGTTCGTGGTCACGGTGGCCGGGCCGAATGTCGAGGCGCAGATCGCCGGCCGGGGGTCGGGCGCCGCCGCCTACTCGGTCGATCACTACACCCAGGTCACGAACATCGACATCGGCGGAGGCACGGCCAACGCCGCCATCTTCCGCCTGGGCGAGCATCTGTCCTCCTCGGCCATGGCCGTGGGCGGGCGGCAGATCGAGGTCGAGCGCAGCTCCGGCATCGTCCGCCACATCGCTCCGCCCGGCCGGCGCATCGTCGCAACCCTGAACCTGCCGCTGCGCGAGGGCGGACGCGCCGATCTGGAAGCGTTGCGCCGCTTTTGCGAGGCGATGGCTGATCTGATCGCCGATCTGGCCACCGGGCGCGAGACCGAGTTAGGGCGAAATGTGCAACTGACGCCGCCCTTGCGTGGGGCCGAAGCCTCCAGCGTCGTCTTTTTCTCCGGCGGCATCGGCGCCTATTTCTACGATCCGGTTGAGATCACGAGCCTGAGCGAGGTTGCCATCCACGACGATGTCGGCCCGCTGCTGGCCCAAAGCCTGCGACTGAACCGGCGCTTGCAGCAATTGGCCGTCCGCCGCCCGCCCCAGACCCTGCGCGCCACCGTCCTCGGCGCCGCCAGCCAGACCGTCACCCTCAGCGGCAGCACGATCTGGGCCGAGCAGGAACTGCTGCCGTTGCGCAACCTGCCGGTGGTGCGCCCGCACCTGACCGAGGCCGACCTCAAGCCCGACCGCCTGGCCGAAAGCATCCGCTATGCTGTGCGAAGGTG
The Caldilineales bacterium DNA segment above includes these coding regions:
- a CDS encoding EutN/CcmL family microcompartment protein, with product MLIARVVGSAVSTIKDDKLVGLKLLVVREATHTNELVGRPFVAVDAVGAGVGELVLIAQGSSARQTAQTKDKPVDAVIMGILDELEVGGELTFRKG
- a CDS encoding amino acid permease, whose translation is MSYQGKSREEIIKQDVRDLHRMGYAQQLFREMGGFSNFAISFSIISILTGAILLYSYGLQFAGPIINTYGWPLVSLMVLCVAASMAELASAYPTAGGLYFWAHRLGGYKWAWVTAWLNMIGQITITAGIDYAAAIYIAGAINRLFGTALPTSPGFGIVAIMVLIMIPQVLINIFGIKLTARLNDFSVWWHIGGVVIIAALLTFFGKHSQPLSFLFQGTITVNPNDVAHSFFIGPKEIPSLMMKIPGMGSIYAGAGLAFAFVLGLLQAQWTYTGYDASAHVAEETVMARLNSAWGVFLSVLVSAIVGYIVLMVLTAHIPDIAATVDAANAPAVLYIVYENLSTFLANIIAIIIAVAMWLCGLSSITSMSRMWFAFARDGGMPGHKLISQIHPTYRTPMWSIIITCILAVLLTMVAYLYSVVVAISTSALYLAYAIPTYLNVRNKRKKQGEYTTRETAPWNLGRWGPVINWIAIIWVIIITILFSIPPNELAGWALLILLLFMLLYWQLSAKHHFTGPTSSDEAALRRIEHELEEIAHHHEQHS
- the eutM gene encoding ethanolamine utilization microcompartment protein EutM, which produces MIALGMIETRGLVGAIEAADAMVKAANVRLIGKEYIGGGYVTVMVRGDVGAVKAATDAGAAAAQRVGELVSVHVIPRPHGDVETILPHVE
- a CDS encoding ethanolamine ammonia-lyase reactivating factor EutA, with amino-acid sequence MTRSSRDMLSVGIDVGTTTTQIVFSNLSIQDTARLGQAPRIQVNARAIVYQSPIHFTPLISADEVDVERLSALVRGEYRAAGVQPGQIETGAVIITGEAARARNADAILAALSGLAGEFVVTVAGPNVEAQIAGRGSGAAAYSVDHYTQVTNIDIGGGTANAAIFRLGEHLSSSAMAVGGRQIEVERSSGIVRHIAPPGRRIVATLNLPLREGGRADLEALRRFCEAMADLIADLATGRETELGRNVQLTPPLRGAEASSVVFFSGGIGAYFYDPVEITSLSEVAIHDDVGPLLAQSLRLNRRLQQLAVRRPPQTLRATVLGAASQTVTLSGSTIWAEQELLPLRNLPVVRPHLTEADLKPDRLAESIRYAVRRWDVDPSQGKVAIALDLPVHLDYTLLQAIAGGVITYAATDLHPGQPMVLIIERDYAQSLGQTIKALRPDLPLLAIDQVGLGEGDFIDIGLPMLDGRVVPLSVKTLIFYR